The Methanoregula boonei 6A8 genome has a window encoding:
- a CDS encoding phosphoglycerate kinase: MQKKTVEDEEVYGKRVLVRADFNVPMDRNGTIEDDTRIRACLPTITYLIDHRARIILCSHLGRPQGRVDGHLRLEPVARRLSELLQRPVKPLREAIGPEVERAVSGMENGEIILLENLRFYPGDEENDPGFARELASLADLFVNDAFGASHRAHASVVGLAAYLPCVAGLLMEKEIERLGSLLENPRRPFAAIMGGAKVEEKIGILENIISKVDLILIGGGMSATFLKGQGWDAGISPVEPDKMEIVRAIMQKAGALGVRILLPQDVIVTEKLKTGAIARGVSAQQIPADSIIADIGPQTITEFTKELKNCRTVVWNGPMGVFEIPQFSEGTKSIATALADLHAMTIVGGGSTAEAVTKLGLSGKMTHVSTGGGATLLFLSGKILPGIAVLADKE; this comes from the coding sequence ATGCAGAAAAAGACGGTGGAGGATGAAGAGGTATATGGGAAACGGGTGCTCGTGAGGGCTGATTTCAATGTGCCCATGGACCGGAACGGTACGATCGAAGACGACACCCGGATCCGGGCCTGTCTTCCCACGATCACCTATCTGATCGATCACCGGGCCCGGATCATCCTCTGCTCCCATCTCGGCAGGCCGCAGGGCAGGGTAGATGGGCACCTGAGACTGGAGCCGGTAGCGCGGCGACTGTCAGAACTCTTGCAAAGGCCGGTCAAGCCGCTCAGGGAGGCGATCGGACCCGAAGTTGAGCGGGCTGTATCCGGCATGGAAAACGGCGAGATCATCCTCCTGGAAAACCTGAGGTTCTACCCGGGCGATGAAGAGAACGATCCCGGTTTTGCCCGTGAACTTGCCAGTCTGGCGGATCTCTTTGTTAACGATGCCTTTGGCGCAAGCCACCGGGCACACGCATCGGTTGTAGGACTGGCAGCGTATCTTCCCTGCGTAGCCGGTCTCCTAATGGAAAAGGAGATCGAGAGACTCGGCAGTCTTCTTGAGAACCCCAGGAGGCCTTTTGCAGCCATCATGGGCGGGGCAAAAGTGGAGGAGAAGATCGGAATTCTGGAAAATATCATTTCCAAAGTGGATCTCATCCTTATCGGGGGCGGGATGAGTGCCACGTTTTTAAAGGGCCAGGGCTGGGATGCGGGAATCTCTCCTGTGGAACCGGACAAGATGGAAATAGTCAGGGCGATTATGCAGAAAGCAGGAGCCCTTGGTGTAAGGATCCTGCTTCCACAGGATGTAATTGTCACGGAAAAACTAAAAACCGGTGCCATTGCCCGGGGGGTGAGCGCACAGCAGATCCCCGCCGATAGCATAATAGCGGATATCGGGCCCCAGACCATTACGGAGTTTACAAAAGAGCTCAAAAACTGCCGGACTGTGGTATGGAACGGGCCGATGGGGGTCTTTGAGATCCCGCAGTTTTCCGAAGGGACAAAATCCATTGCCACGGCTCTTGCAGATCTCCATGCTATGACGATAGTCGGGGGTGGTTCAACGGCCGAGGCCGTGACAAAGCTCGGGCTTTCCGGCAAAATGACCCATGTCTCAACCGGCGGAGGAGCAACCCTCCTGTTCCTCTCGGGAAAGATACTGCCCGGGATAGCGGTCCTGGCGGACAAGGAGTGA
- a CDS encoding winged helix-turn-helix transcriptional regulator, whose amino-acid sequence MELLPQSQKKVLEILGTGGAMTHKEIAEKIAYSPRTVRYALKKLKEKKLLIRKMNLQDMRQVIYQYPVPSPQETGEARQ is encoded by the coding sequence ATGGAGTTATTACCTCAATCACAAAAAAAGGTCCTTGAGATCCTTGGCACCGGTGGTGCCATGACCCACAAGGAGATTGCAGAAAAAATAGCCTATTCCCCAAGGACAGTACGGTATGCGTTAAAAAAACTCAAAGAAAAAAAGCTCCTCATACGGAAGATGAACCTGCAGGACATGCGTCAGGTCATTTACCAGTACCCGGTTCCTTCCCCGCAGGAAACCGGGGAAGCCAGGCAGTGA
- a CDS encoding phosphate-starvation-inducible PsiE family protein: MDIIDAVEKFEKVIYAGLMFMLIAVIIVAIVDLGYFLVLSLATGNSAQLEAHELNAVQEVISVLGSFLLILIGVELLDTIKAYFREKEIHVEIVLILAIIAVARSVILLDPTGMSGIEYGIELMGIGVIVVGLGAGYYLIRKAGLVLTASHQR; the protein is encoded by the coding sequence ATGGATATCATAGATGCTGTCGAAAAGTTTGAGAAAGTTATCTATGCCGGCCTGATGTTCATGCTGATTGCCGTGATCATTGTCGCTATCGTAGATCTCGGGTATTTCCTGGTTTTATCGCTTGCAACCGGCAACTCTGCCCAACTGGAAGCTCACGAGCTTAATGCTGTGCAGGAGGTGATCTCGGTGCTTGGGTCCTTCCTTCTCATCCTTATTGGAGTGGAATTGCTCGATACCATCAAGGCGTACTTCCGGGAAAAAGAGATCCACGTGGAGATCGTTCTTATCCTTGCAATTATTGCGGTGGCACGGAGTGTGATCCTGCTCGATCCAACAGGCATGAGTGGGATCGAGTACGGGATTGAACTGATGGGAATAGGCGTTATCGTGGTAGGTCTTGGGGCAGGCTATTACCTGATCAGGAAAGCGGGACTGGTTCTTACCGCGAGCCACCAGCGTTGA
- a CDS encoding type 1 glutamine amidotransferase domain-containing protein codes for MKKIAVILTDMFQDVEYQRPVDAFRNAGHTIVHVGLVAGSTVKGEYGTPVLIEKAARDVTADDFDALFIPGGYSPDRLRADANAVRFAADFFEKKKPVFAICHAAQLLITAQVLKGRRVTGWMSLVQDIRNAGAEYVDKEVVVDGNLVSSRKPADIPAFIRESLAKLS; via the coding sequence TTGAAAAAGATTGCAGTTATTCTTACGGATATGTTCCAGGATGTCGAATATCAGCGGCCGGTGGATGCGTTCAGGAATGCCGGGCACACAATCGTGCACGTGGGACTGGTTGCGGGATCCACGGTGAAAGGGGAATACGGGACCCCGGTACTGATTGAGAAAGCTGCCCGGGACGTCACGGCAGACGATTTCGATGCACTCTTTATCCCGGGAGGGTACTCGCCGGACCGGCTCCGGGCCGATGCCAATGCAGTACGGTTTGCCGCAGATTTCTTTGAGAAAAAGAAACCGGTGTTTGCGATTTGCCATGCGGCCCAGCTCCTCATTACGGCCCAGGTTCTCAAAGGACGGAGGGTCACCGGCTGGATGTCGCTTGTCCAGGATATCAGAAATGCCGGGGCGGAATATGTCGATAAAGAGGTTGTCGTAGACGGGAACCTGGTATCAAGCAGGAAACCGGCAGATATCCCTGCATTTATCCGCGAATCGCTTGCGAAACTTTCCTAG
- a CDS encoding SAM-dependent methyltransferase: protein MEQAERARDLPGNHTRSGPSLTAERVAAFRAAESALQEDQRVCYDPYAIRFTDPDHLDELTEYTDNHFPGLRNYIAARARHFDDVITLAAKTGLEQLVILGAGYDTRAYRIAEFKGRVRVFELDHPDTQEVKKEKIEELFRGLPKDVVYVPVDLETQDWGRRLLEAGYSPEKKTLFVMEGLIMYLTPTAIDAILSFVVNNSGKNSAVLFDYPAETGDTDASSREMREDLGNHTARHGEPILFSMPKEGPGAFLRARGFSRLRITTGEEYRGLYFNRKKEGRELLTTSSFMYAVRGDR, encoded by the coding sequence ATGGAACAAGCAGAGAGAGCCCGTGATCTCCCCGGGAACCACACCCGGTCCGGGCCCAGCCTGACTGCGGAACGGGTGGCTGCATTCCGGGCAGCCGAATCAGCGCTGCAGGAGGATCAGAGGGTATGCTACGATCCGTATGCGATCCGGTTTACTGATCCCGATCACCTTGACGAGCTGACAGAATATACCGACAACCATTTCCCCGGGCTCCGGAATTATATTGCTGCACGGGCCCGGCATTTTGACGATGTCATTACTCTTGCGGCAAAGACCGGGCTCGAACAGCTGGTGATCCTGGGTGCTGGGTACGATACCCGGGCGTACCGGATCGCGGAGTTTAAGGGCCGCGTGCGGGTCTTTGAACTCGATCATCCCGATACCCAGGAGGTAAAAAAAGAGAAGATTGAGGAACTTTTCAGAGGGCTTCCCAAAGATGTCGTGTATGTCCCGGTGGATCTTGAGACGCAGGACTGGGGCCGCCGTCTGCTGGAAGCCGGGTATTCCCCGGAGAAAAAGACCCTGTTTGTCATGGAAGGACTGATCATGTACCTCACTCCCACGGCCATTGATGCGATCCTGTCCTTTGTGGTCAATAACTCCGGCAAAAACAGTGCCGTGCTCTTTGATTATCCGGCAGAGACCGGTGACACTGATGCCTCATCCCGGGAGATGAGAGAAGATCTCGGGAACCATACCGCCCGGCATGGCGAACCGATCCTGTTTTCCATGCCAAAGGAAGGCCCGGGAGCATTCCTCCGCGCCCGGGGCTTTTCCCGGCTCAGGATTACAACCGGGGAGGAGTACCGTGGCCTGTATTTCAACCGGAAAAAGGAAGGACGGGAACTCCTCACTACGTCATCGTTTATGTATGCAGTAAGAGGGGACCGGTAA
- a CDS encoding glycoside hydrolase family 57 protein produces the protein MPEVCIGFEVHQPFRLNRHFSPDPKKKEKDLEALYFDELNREVLERVAEKCYLPATRIILDKLDEGFCCTFSFSGTLIEQLERWKPDVLSLFDQVARHKNSEILGQTYYHSIAGCFGDKSEFIEQAGMHADLMYDQFKTRPNVFENTEFTFNNQIASCVKKMGYAGIFTEGVDRILDWRSPHHIYSCNDLPVLLRDVQLSDDIAFRFGNQGWDKYPLTADTYAGWISGTTGDVVNIFLDYETFGEHFWKETGIFNFLSYLPEELEKRGVRTILPTEVLERYPPVGTIDVVDTISWADVEKDVSAWMGNERQHTAYSAIQKAAAFAKDKTIWRYLQTSDHFYYMASKYGTCGEVHNYFSHHEAEDAFKTYMSVLADFEKREVRFMKNKRSAKTLRTLTPEEAFHFASPSGYVGYAAYSLDQFCSLLKVVPSDSIAYHQERGDIAHWIEHVLSDQKLSGEINGITDRQELFTILDERRKLLWSHLT, from the coding sequence ATGCCAGAGGTCTGTATCGGATTTGAAGTGCACCAGCCATTCAGGCTCAACCGGCACTTCTCACCGGATCCAAAGAAGAAGGAAAAGGATCTGGAGGCACTCTATTTTGACGAACTCAACCGTGAGGTTCTGGAACGGGTGGCAGAAAAATGCTACCTGCCGGCCACCCGGATCATCCTGGATAAACTGGACGAAGGATTCTGCTGTACGTTCTCCTTTTCCGGTACGCTTATCGAACAGCTGGAACGGTGGAAGCCTGATGTCCTGTCCCTCTTTGACCAGGTTGCCCGGCATAAAAATTCCGAGATCCTCGGGCAGACATACTACCACAGCATTGCCGGCTGTTTTGGCGATAAATCGGAATTCATCGAGCAGGCCGGGATGCATGCCGACCTGATGTACGATCAGTTTAAGACCCGTCCGAATGTCTTTGAGAATACCGAGTTCACGTTCAACAACCAGATCGCCTCCTGCGTAAAGAAGATGGGATATGCCGGGATCTTCACCGAGGGAGTAGACCGGATCCTTGACTGGCGCAGCCCGCACCATATCTATTCCTGCAACGATCTGCCCGTCCTCCTCCGCGACGTCCAGCTCTCCGACGATATCGCGTTCCGGTTTGGCAACCAGGGCTGGGACAAGTACCCGCTGACTGCGGATACCTATGCCGGCTGGATCAGCGGTACAACGGGTGACGTGGTAAACATCTTCCTTGATTACGAGACCTTTGGCGAGCATTTCTGGAAAGAGACCGGGATCTTCAATTTCCTCTCCTACCTTCCTGAAGAACTAGAAAAACGGGGAGTCAGGACAATACTTCCCACGGAAGTCCTGGAACGTTACCCGCCGGTCGGCACGATTGATGTCGTGGACACTATCTCCTGGGCAGATGTTGAAAAGGATGTGTCGGCGTGGATGGGAAACGAGCGGCAGCATACGGCTTATTCGGCCATCCAGAAAGCAGCTGCGTTTGCTAAGGATAAGACCATCTGGCGGTACCTCCAGACAAGCGACCACTTCTATTACATGGCCTCCAAGTACGGGACCTGCGGCGAAGTGCACAACTATTTCAGCCACCACGAGGCAGAGGACGCATTTAAGACGTACATGTCCGTTCTTGCTGATTTTGAGAAACGGGAGGTCCGGTTCATGAAGAACAAGCGGTCGGCAAAGACGCTGCGGACCCTGACCCCGGAAGAGGCGTTCCATTTCGCCTCGCCCTCAGGCTATGTCGGGTATGCCGCATACAGCCTCGACCAGTTCTGCAGTCTGCTCAAGGTAGTACCTTCAGATTCGATCGCCTACCACCAGGAGCGGGGAGATATCGCGCACTGGATCGAACATGTCCTTTCAGACCAGAAATTATCCGGGGAGATCAACGGCATTACAGACCGGCAGGAGCTCTTTACGATACTTGACGAGAGGAGGAAACTGCTATGGAGTCACTTAACGTAG
- a CDS encoding glycosyltransferase family 4 protein, producing MESLNVAFFCWESLYAERVGGLASAATRLAESLAKDHTVHFFTRGWTKDQEINGVSYHYCRPQGNNTVQYCEDMSNQMVDQFRQSDRKEKFDILHFHDWHPVQALHRLQDRDTILTFHSTEYGRNGNQYGDWWEYKEISGKEWYGGLIAKKVTAVSSVMKREVMQLYNIPDWKCDVVPNGIVPQQYRASIDPGDVKRAYGIHPYAPLILFIGRLVYQKGPDLFIEALRKVCHDRWDAKVIVAGDGGMRQYLQDRARDLPVNFVGYIPDSEYIRLLNACDLVVIPSRNEPFGLVLLEAWSAEKPVVACDVGGLSENIDTFVNGIKVQPEPDSIAWGIGAMIDDPTTAQVRGRRGRAKVDRQFLWSPIARRMADTYSRACG from the coding sequence ATGGAGTCACTTAACGTAGCATTTTTCTGCTGGGAATCGCTTTATGCCGAACGCGTAGGGGGGCTCGCGAGTGCGGCAACACGGCTTGCAGAGAGCCTTGCAAAAGATCACACCGTGCATTTCTTTACCCGGGGATGGACAAAAGACCAGGAGATCAATGGCGTCTCGTATCATTACTGCAGGCCCCAGGGGAACAACACCGTGCAGTACTGCGAGGACATGAGCAACCAGATGGTCGACCAGTTCCGGCAGTCCGACAGGAAAGAAAAGTTTGATATCCTGCACTTCCATGACTGGCATCCCGTGCAGGCGCTCCACCGGCTTCAGGACCGGGATACCATCCTTACATTCCATTCCACGGAGTACGGCAGGAACGGGAACCAGTACGGCGACTGGTGGGAGTATAAGGAGATCTCCGGCAAGGAATGGTATGGCGGGCTTATCGCAAAGAAGGTGACCGCGGTCTCAAGTGTCATGAAACGGGAAGTGATGCAGCTCTATAATATCCCTGACTGGAAATGCGACGTGGTGCCAAACGGTATCGTGCCGCAACAGTACCGGGCCAGTATCGATCCCGGGGACGTGAAACGGGCATACGGGATCCATCCCTATGCGCCCCTGATCCTTTTCATCGGCCGTCTCGTATACCAGAAAGGCCCGGACCTGTTTATCGAGGCTCTGCGGAAGGTGTGCCACGACCGCTGGGATGCAAAGGTGATTGTGGCCGGGGACGGCGGGATGCGGCAGTATCTCCAGGACCGGGCACGGGACCTTCCCGTCAATTTTGTCGGGTATATCCCGGACTCTGAATACATCCGGCTCCTGAATGCCTGCGACCTCGTGGTCATCCCGAGCAGGAACGAGCCGTTCGGCCTTGTGCTGCTCGAAGCATGGAGCGCGGAAAAACCGGTGGTGGCCTGTGATGTCGGCGGCCTTTCCGAGAACATCGACACGTTTGTCAACGGCATCAAGGTGCAGCCGGAACCGGATTCGATTGCATGGGGAATCGGTGCGATGATCGACGATCCCACGACAGCGCAGGTGCGGGGACGGAGGGGACGGGCAAAAGTGGACCGGCAGTTCCTCTGGAGCCCGATCGCACGCCGTATGGCAGACACCTATTCGCGGGCATGCGGGTGA
- a CDS encoding cupredoxin domain-containing protein, which translates to MKLLMGFIVLLVALVAVTGCTQTASPSVQTTTATTAPATTAVTTVTTAVPTTIATTVPVNTTAEETLSWEATPTPASMVTIIHLTSAGFTPETDIVLPGTSVFFANNDNVTHTIVGIGNSTGTFNSGEIIPGSAFPYTFGIKSGILYYGLADNASVMGTIIVQPPSGTTTYHSA; encoded by the coding sequence ATGAAACTGCTCATGGGATTTATCGTCCTTCTTGTCGCACTGGTGGCGGTCACCGGTTGCACCCAGACCGCATCGCCTTCAGTACAGACCACAACCGCAACAACTGCTCCGGCAACTACTGCGGTCACAACGGTGACAACTGCCGTTCCCACAACGATTGCAACCACAGTACCGGTAAACACTACTGCTGAGGAAACCCTGTCCTGGGAGGCCACACCCACCCCGGCATCCATGGTCACGATCATCCATCTGACGAGCGCCGGGTTCACTCCTGAAACCGATATCGTCCTGCCGGGCACCAGTGTCTTCTTTGCGAACAATGACAATGTCACCCACACGATCGTAGGCATCGGTAACAGCACCGGCACGTTCAACTCAGGTGAGATTATCCCGGGTTCAGCATTCCCGTACACATTTGGTATAAAATCGGGGATCCTTTACTATGGTCTGGCAGACAATGCCTCAGTGATGGGGACCATTATCGTCCAGCCGCCTTCCGGTACAA
- a CDS encoding alkene reductase — protein sequence MSLFSPYVLGDLVLANRMIMAPMTRCRAIDCNVPGPLSVIYYVQRAAAGLIITEGSQVSPQGVGFIRTPGIYSDEQVAGWKKVTSAVHQAGGKMFIQLWHVGRVSHPDFLDGGLPVAPSALPVNEVIHTPLGKMMIPIPRALGLTEIPKIVHEFQDAAAYAKEAGFDGVEIHGANGYLLDQFLRDGSNHRTDRYGGSLANRARLPIEITEAVVAVWGAKKVGYRISPHFNLHAMSDTHPRETFGHLADRLSKLGIAYIHLVEPVGGKLGEVSPDAQMAPLIRKKFDGALILNGGYDKESATRVIEDGLADLVAFGTLFLANPDLPERFKRGAPLNTEDPATFYTGEEKGYTDYPALGK from the coding sequence ATGAGTTTATTCTCCCCGTACGTTTTAGGTGACCTCGTGCTTGCAAACCGGATGATAATGGCGCCGATGACCCGGTGCCGCGCCATCGACTGCAATGTCCCGGGTCCGCTCTCGGTCATATACTATGTCCAGCGGGCAGCGGCCGGTCTCATCATCACTGAAGGTTCCCAGGTCAGCCCGCAGGGCGTGGGGTTTATCCGGACGCCCGGGATTTATTCGGATGAGCAGGTTGCCGGCTGGAAGAAGGTAACTTCTGCCGTCCACCAGGCCGGGGGAAAGATGTTTATCCAGCTCTGGCACGTGGGCCGCGTGTCGCACCCGGATTTTCTCGACGGTGGCCTCCCGGTTGCGCCCTCTGCCCTCCCGGTCAACGAGGTGATTCACACGCCCTTGGGAAAGATGATGATCCCCATCCCACGGGCGCTCGGGCTTACGGAGATCCCAAAGATCGTGCATGAGTTCCAGGACGCCGCAGCCTATGCCAAAGAGGCGGGGTTTGACGGCGTCGAGATCCATGGGGCAAACGGGTACCTGCTGGACCAGTTCCTGCGGGACGGTTCAAACCATCGTACCGACCGGTACGGGGGAAGCCTTGCAAACCGGGCACGTCTTCCCATAGAGATAACAGAAGCGGTAGTTGCGGTCTGGGGTGCAAAAAAGGTAGGCTACCGGATCTCGCCGCACTTCAACCTCCATGCAATGTCGGACACGCACCCCCGGGAAACTTTCGGGCACCTGGCAGACCGGCTCAGTAAACTCGGCATCGCGTACATTCACCTTGTTGAACCGGTCGGCGGCAAACTGGGGGAGGTAAGCCCGGATGCGCAGATGGCCCCGCTCATCCGCAAGAAATTCGACGGGGCCCTGATCCTGAACGGGGGGTACGACAAAGAGAGCGCAACCCGGGTAATTGAAGACGGCCTTGCAGACCTTGTGGCATTTGGCACCCTGTTCCTTGCAAACCCGGATCTTCCCGAGCGTTTCAAGAGAGGTGCACCGCTGAACACGGAAGACCCGGCAACGTTCTATACCGGTGAGGAAAAGGGGTACACGGATTACCCTGCACTGGGAAAGTAA